In a single window of the Corvus hawaiiensis isolate bCorHaw1 chromosome 19, bCorHaw1.pri.cur, whole genome shotgun sequence genome:
- the AATK gene encoding serine/threonine-protein kinase LMTK1 isoform X8 → MHGEEDAWDAGFLGMDALEHPGVAEGLAPGGTLLKSADLGRQSLLYLKEIGHGWFGKVFLGEVNSGISSTQVVVKELKASASVQDQMQFLEEAQPYRALQHTNLLQCLAQCAEVTPYLLVMEFCPLGDLKGYLRSCRGAEAMTPDLLTLQRMACEVACGVLHLHRNNYIHSDLALRNCLLTADLTVKIGDYGLSHCKYKTLHTWQDDYFVTADQLWVPLRWIAPELIDEVHGNLLVVDQTKASNVWSLGVTIWELFELGSQPYDHYSDRQVLAYAIKEQQLKLPKPQLKLSLSERWYEVMQFCWLQPEQRPTAEEVHLLLSYLCAKGATEAEEDFEKRWNSMKPNGSASGSHHGPELSSFPLLEQFSADGFPSDGDDILTVMETSHGLNFEYKWEHTKTEHFQAPLGSLSPSSAARYHDLYYPATTAGLSLGVSPSCYECKASGCPGVPVPGVVPILGAHSPSLGSEYYIRIEGPGEGSAELDYAMCTYSPAGERGALRPPACWRAQGGRGGGTYDSDGSPTVSLSMEPLLGHAPAGEGSWECAEYCPYPCPGKEPRGYEPTPSHGAEGYLLAEEPPQPGSQDWPVPAFQPGVFVDPLGVSPSGNCAYSPPGYGGTPGPSGVPPDCVALELGEDSPPSAPHPPGASPPPQRHPWASNSSSNNNIGSGSPREPPAGDSWCYRRMITFRGLMAKPLGTVPRGQPQLGGSPPGHDFLRPRQDQPPAMAGGSSSPCRSPSPRRQAWHGRDSSPCGPAQPGTLAGSPAAPWGPAAAPTPAPGAPRDARPEESSAAGSPGRSPLSPAAPGPGEAAPTMAGTAAPNPGPPGEPGADGAQPTPEPAEAPAPVPAEAVAEGGACAAGDADRTPDKTFSSSSFPSVDEGSDEDTAELTSGVFTDFSGEYTERAEAAPALRSLQKQVGTPDSLESLDIPSTASSCEVLSPGAFAPAGQARALDSGYDTENNESPEFVLKEPHEPREPEAFSQLGKPPPGLPGGEGEAPGPETRLPSAPGAELPGLAEKSPYRDSAYFSDCDAEAERGHKDEGDSDGSRTPEAEEGPRSPTQDIGRGEDPLHPPGAPGSPPAAPGVAVAVPTPVAVALEGDWVGTEAGSAPEQAPGTEQSPAGTGLVPGSPPRPDTDTCPPGSVTPKTFLLTPVPVSPGEPSAVGGTCMPESVPGLGGATVGDKQTVTPALGLGDLGLPLEGTVAGDAPGGPSTLLPGGKSPPGLSPPPAAPERREEPEEEEEDTEDSDESDEELRCYNIQEQSEESEEEPAAVPIVVAESQSGRNLRSLLKMPSLLSEAFCEDLERKKKAVSFYDDVTIYLFDQESPTRELAEQSFPEPTLPSGQPPSPSGQPPASGSPPSPTDRLGASDDSSDGNASEESGGFEWDDDFPLMPVKPSLVASLPGTPAEPPAPVPALPALVPAQKQVLPIQFSRFTVSPAPVSRFSITHVSDSDMDSIGGSSEDGDRE, encoded by the exons ATGCATGGAGAAGAGGATGCCTGGGATGCAGGATTCCTGGGGATGGATGCTCTGGAGCATCCTGGGGTGGCAGAAGGCCTGGCACCAGGTGGCACG CTCCTCAAGTCGGCGGACCTGGGGCGGCAGAGCCTGCTCTACCTGAAGGAGATCGGGCATGGCTGGTTCGGCAAG GTGTTCCTGGGGGAGGTGAACTCGGGCATCAGCAGCACCCAGGTGGTGGTGAAGGAGCTGAAGGCGAGTGCCAGCGTGCAGGACCAGATGCAGTTCCTGGAGGAAGCGCAGCCCTACAG AGCCCTCCAGCACACcaacctgctgcagtgcctggccCAGTGCGCCGAGGTCACCCCGTACCTGCTGGTGATGGAGTTCTGCCCGCTG GGTGACCTGAAGGGGTACCTGCGGAGCTGCCGGGGGGCCGAGGCCATGACCCCGGACCTGCTGACCCTGCAGAGGATGGCGTGCGAGGTGGCCTGCGGTGTCCTGCATCTGCACAGGAACAACTACATCCACAG TGACCTGGCCCTGCGGAACTGCCTCCTGACCGCCGACCTCACTGTGAAGATCGGGGACTACGGGCTCTCGCACTGCAAGTACAAA ACCCTGCACACTTGGCAGGACGACTACTTCGTGACGGCCGACCAGCTGTGGGTGCCGCTGCGCTGGATCGCGCCCGAGCTCATCGATGAGGTGCACGGCAACCTGCTTGTGGTGGACCAGACCAAGGCCAGCAATGTCTG GTCGCTGGGCGTCACCATCTGGGAGCTGTTTGAGCTGGGCAGCCAGCCCTACGACCACTACTCCGACCGCCAAGTGCTGGCCTACGCCatcaaggagcagcagctgaagctgcccaaGCCCCAGCTGAAGCTGTCGCTGTCGGAGCGCTG GTACGAGGTGATGCAgttctgctggctgcagcctgagcagcgccCCACAGCCGAGGAAGTGCACCTGCTGCTGTCCTACCTGTGCGCCAAGGGGGCCACAGAGGCGGAGGAGGACTTCGAGAAGCGCTGGAATTCCATGAAGCCCAACGGCAGCGCCAGCGGCAGCCACCACGGCCCCGAGCTCTCGTCCTTCCCGCTGCTGGAGCAGTTCTCAGCCGACGGGTTCCCCTCAGACGGGGACGACATCCTCACTGTCATGGAGACCAGCCACGGCCTCAACTTCGAGTACAAGTGGGAGCACACCAAGACCGAGCACTTCCAGGCCCCCCTGGGGtccctgagccccagcagcgccgcccGCTACCACGACCTCTATTACCCGGCCACGAcggcagggctcagcctgggggTGTCCCCGTCCTGCTACGAGTGCAAGGCGTCCGGCTGCCCCGGGGTGCCGGTGCCCGGCGTGGTGCCCATACTGGGCGCCCACAGCCCCTCGCTGGGCAGCGAGTACTACATCCGCATCGAGGGCCCCGGCGAGGGCAGCGCCGAGCTGGACTACGCCATGTGCACCTACAGCCCGGCGGGCGAGCGCGGGGCCCTGCGCCCCCCGGCCTGCTGGAGAGCCCagggcggccgcggcggcggcaccTACGACTCCGACGGCAGCCCCACCGTGTCCCTGAGTATGGAGCCGCTGCTGGGCCACGCGCCCGCGGGCGAGGGCTCCTGGGAGTGCGCCGAGTACTGCCCCTACCCCTGCCCCGGCAAGGAGCCGCGGGGCTACGAGCCGACCCCCAGCCACGGGGCCGAGGGCTATCTGCTGGCGGAGGAGCCCCCCCAGCCGGGCAGCCAGGACTGGCCCGTCCCCGCCTTCCAGCCCGGTGTCTTTGTCGACCCGCTGGGCGTCTCGCCGTCGGGGAACTGCGCCTACAGCCCCCCGGGGTACGGGGGGACACCGGGCCCGAGCGGGGTCCCGCCGGACTGCGTGGCGCTGGAGCTGGGCGAGGACAGCCCCCCCAGCGCCCCCCACCCGCCCGGTGCCAGCCCCCCGCCTCAGCGCCATCCCTGGGCCTCCAACAGCTCCTCCAACAACAACATCGGCAGCGGCAGCCCCCGCGAGCCCCCGGCCGGCGACAGCTGGTGCTACCGCCGCATGATCACCTTCCGCGGGCTCATGGCCAAGCCGCTGGGCACAGTGCCCCGCGGGCAGCCCCAGCTCGGGGGGTCCCCGCCGGGACACGACTTCCTCCGCCCGCGGCAGGATCAGCCCCCCGCAATGGCCGGCGGCTCCTCCTCTCCGTGCCGCTCGCCCTCCCCGCGGCGGCAGGCCTGGCACGGCCGTGACTCATCACCCTGCGGCCCCGCGCAGCCCGGCACGCTGGCGGGCAGCCCCGCCGCGCCCTGgggccccgccgcggccccgaCACCTGCGCCGGGGGCCCCGCGCGATGCCCGGCCCGAGGAGAGCTCGGCGGCGGGAAGCCCTGGCCGCAGCCCGCTGTCCcccgccgcgccggggccgggggaggCCGCCCCCACCATGGCTGGCACGGCCGCCCCGAACCCCGGCCCCCCCGGCGAGCCCGGCGCAGATGGCGCCCAGCCCACACCGGAGCCCGCCGAGGCGCCCGCGCCGGTGCCCGCGGAGGCCGTGGCCGAAGGCGGCGCCTGTGCCGCCGGCGACGCCGACCGGACGCCGGACAAGAcgttctccagcagcagcttccccagcGTGGACGAGGGCAGCGACGAGGACACGGCCGAGCTGACCTCCGGCGTCTTCACCGACTTCTCCGGGGAATACACGGAGCGGGCGGAGGCGGCCCCGGCGCTCAGGTCCCTGCAGAAGCAGGTGGGGACGCCGGACTCGCTGGAGTCGCTGGACATCCCCTCCACGGCCAGCTCCTGCGAGGTGCTCAGCCCCGGCGCCTTCGCGCCCGCCGGCCAAGCCCGCGCCCTCGACAGCGGCTACGACACCGAGAACAACGAGTCCCCCGAGTTCGTCCTTAAGGAGCCCCACGAGCCCCGAGAGCCCGAAGCCTTCAGCCAGCTGGGGAAGCCgcccccggggctgccggggggCGAGGGCGAGGCTCCGGGCCCTGAAACGCGGCTGCCCAGTGCCCCGGGGGCCGAGCTGCCCGGCCTGGCCGAGAAGAGCCCCTACCGCGACTCTGCCTATTTCTCCGACTGCGACGCCGAGGCCGAGCGCGGCCACAAGGACGAGGGGGACAGCGATGGGTCCCGCACGCCGGAGGCAGAGGAGGGTCCTCGCTCCCCTACGCAGGACATAGGACGAGGAGAGGACCCGCTGCACCCGCCGGGGGCACCCGGCAGCCCCCCGGCAGCGCCTGGCGTCGCGGTGGCAGTGCCCACACCAGTGGCGGTGGCTTTGGAGGGGGACTGGGTGGGGACAGAGGCCGGGAGCGCGCCGGAGCAGGCACCTGGCACCGAGCAGAGCCCCGCTGGCACGGGGCTGGTGCCGGGCAGCCCCCCGCGCCCTGACACAGACACCTGTCCCCCGGGCTCTGTGACCCCCAAGACTTTCCTCTTGACCCCGGTGCCAGTGAGCCCTGGGGAGCCATCGGCTGTCGGAGGGACCTGCATGCCCGAGAGCGTCCCTGGACTTGGGGGAGCCACAGTGGGGGACAAACAGACTGTGACCCCCGCGCTGGGGCTTGGGGACCTGGGCCTGCCCCTGGAGGGGACTGTGGCGGGCGATGCACCAGGGGGTCCCAGCACGCTGCTGCCTGGGGGCAAATCTCCCCCGGGTCTCTCCCCGCCCCCGGCTGCCCCCGAGCGCCGTGAGgagccagaggaggaggaggaggacacaGAAGACAGTGACGAGTCGGACGAGGAGCTGCGCTGCTACAACATCCAGGAGCAGAGCGAGGAGAGCGAGGAGGAGCCGGCAGCTGTGCCCATCGTGGTGGCCGAGAGCCAGAGTGGCCGGAACCTGCGCAGCCTCCTCAAGATGCCCAGCCTGCTGTCCGAGGCCTTCTGCGAGGACCTGGAGCGCAAGAAAAAGGCTGTCTCCTTCTATGATGACGTGACCATCTACCTCTTCGACCAG gaaagcccCACGAGGGAGctggctgagcagagcttcCCGGAGCCCACCCTGCCTTCAGGGCAGCCCCCCTCGCCTTCGGGGCAGCCCCCTGCCAGTggcagcccccccagccccacggaCAGGCTTGGAGCCTCCGACGACTCCTCAGATGGCAACGCCTCGGAAGAGA GTGGTGGCTTTGAGTGGGATGACGACTTCCCGCTGATGCCAGTGAAGCCGTCCTTGGTGGCCTCGCTGCCGGGGACGCCGGCAGAGCCCCCCGCGCCCGTGcccgccctgcccgccctgGTGCCGGCGCAGAAACAGGTGCTGCCCATCCAGTTCTCCCGGTTCACGGTGTCACCCGCCCCGGTGTCCCGGTTCTCCATCACCCACGTCTCCGACTCGGACATGGACTCCATAGGAG GCAGCAGCGAAGACGGCGACCGGGAGTGA
- the AATK gene encoding serine/threonine-protein kinase LMTK1 isoform X1 → MTTVGRAERTNNGPIAACPWHGLQRGWTVPGGAGKGLNASTVPGSALHILRRRRGREPALLPSHLGTLIPHVPCSWEDAWRRGCLGCRIPGDGCSGASWGGRRPGTRWHVQLLKSADLGRQSLLYLKEIGHGWFGKVFLGEVNSGISSTQVVVKELKASASVQDQMQFLEEAQPYRALQHTNLLQCLAQCAEVTPYLLVMEFCPLGDLKGYLRSCRGAEAMTPDLLTLQRMACEVACGVLHLHRNNYIHSDLALRNCLLTADLTVKIGDYGLSHCKYKTLHTWQDDYFVTADQLWVPLRWIAPELIDEVHGNLLVVDQTKASNVWSLGVTIWELFELGSQPYDHYSDRQVLAYAIKEQQLKLPKPQLKLSLSERWYEVMQFCWLQPEQRPTAEEVHLLLSYLCAKGATEAEEDFEKRWNSMKPNGSASGSHHGPELSSFPLLEQFSADGFPSDGDDILTVMETSHGLNFEYKWEHTKTEHFQAPLGSLSPSSAARYHDLYYPATTAGLSLGVSPSCYECKASGCPGVPVPGVVPILGAHSPSLGSEYYIRIEGPGEGSAELDYAMCTYSPAGERGALRPPACWRAQGGRGGGTYDSDGSPTVSLSMEPLLGHAPAGEGSWECAEYCPYPCPGKEPRGYEPTPSHGAEGYLLAEEPPQPGSQDWPVPAFQPGVFVDPLGVSPSGNCAYSPPGYGGTPGPSGVPPDCVALELGEDSPPSAPHPPGASPPPQRHPWASNSSSNNNIGSGSPREPPAGDSWCYRRMITFRGLMAKPLGTVPRGQPQLGGSPPGHDFLRPRQDQPPAMAGGSSSPCRSPSPRRQAWHGRDSSPCGPAQPGTLAGSPAAPWGPAAAPTPAPGAPRDARPEESSAAGSPGRSPLSPAAPGPGEAAPTMAGTAAPNPGPPGEPGADGAQPTPEPAEAPAPVPAEAVAEGGACAAGDADRTPDKTFSSSSFPSVDEGSDEDTAELTSGVFTDFSGEYTERAEAAPALRSLQKQVGTPDSLESLDIPSTASSCEVLSPGAFAPAGQARALDSGYDTENNESPEFVLKEPHEPREPEAFSQLGKPPPGLPGGEGEAPGPETRLPSAPGAELPGLAEKSPYRDSAYFSDCDAEAERGHKDEGDSDGSRTPEAEEGPRSPTQDIGRGEDPLHPPGAPGSPPAAPGVAVAVPTPVAVALEGDWVGTEAGSAPEQAPGTEQSPAGTGLVPGSPPRPDTDTCPPGSVTPKTFLLTPVPVSPGEPSAVGGTCMPESVPGLGGATVGDKQTVTPALGLGDLGLPLEGTVAGDAPGGPSTLLPGGKSPPGLSPPPAAPERREEPEEEEEDTEDSDESDEELRCYNIQEQSEESEEEPAAVPIVVAESQSGRNLRSLLKMPSLLSEAFCEDLERKKKAVSFYDDVTIYLFDQESPTRELAEQSFPEPTLPSGQPPSPSGQPPASGSPPSPTDRLGASDDSSDGNASEESGGFEWDDDFPLMPVKPSLVASLPGTPAEPPAPVPALPALVPAQKQVLPIQFSRFTVSPAPVSRFSITHVSDSDMDSIGGSSEDGDRE, encoded by the exons ATGACCACAGTGGGGAGGGCAGAGAGGACCAACAATGGCCCCATTGCTGCCTGCCCTTGGCacgggctccagaggggctggacTGTGCCGGggggggctgggaaggggctaaatgccagcactgtgccGGGCTCGGCTCTGCACATCCTGCGGAGGAGAAGGGGCAgggagccagctctgctgccatcccaTTTGGGGACACTGATACCCCACGTCCCCTGCTCGTGGGAGGATGCATGGAGAAGAGGATGCCTGGGATGCAGGATTCCTGGGGATGGATGCTCTGGAGCATCCTGGGGTGGCAGAAGGCCTGGCACCAGGTGGCACG TGCAGCTCCTCAAGTCGGCGGACCTGGGGCGGCAGAGCCTGCTCTACCTGAAGGAGATCGGGCATGGCTGGTTCGGCAAG GTGTTCCTGGGGGAGGTGAACTCGGGCATCAGCAGCACCCAGGTGGTGGTGAAGGAGCTGAAGGCGAGTGCCAGCGTGCAGGACCAGATGCAGTTCCTGGAGGAAGCGCAGCCCTACAG AGCCCTCCAGCACACcaacctgctgcagtgcctggccCAGTGCGCCGAGGTCACCCCGTACCTGCTGGTGATGGAGTTCTGCCCGCTG GGTGACCTGAAGGGGTACCTGCGGAGCTGCCGGGGGGCCGAGGCCATGACCCCGGACCTGCTGACCCTGCAGAGGATGGCGTGCGAGGTGGCCTGCGGTGTCCTGCATCTGCACAGGAACAACTACATCCACAG TGACCTGGCCCTGCGGAACTGCCTCCTGACCGCCGACCTCACTGTGAAGATCGGGGACTACGGGCTCTCGCACTGCAAGTACAAA ACCCTGCACACTTGGCAGGACGACTACTTCGTGACGGCCGACCAGCTGTGGGTGCCGCTGCGCTGGATCGCGCCCGAGCTCATCGATGAGGTGCACGGCAACCTGCTTGTGGTGGACCAGACCAAGGCCAGCAATGTCTG GTCGCTGGGCGTCACCATCTGGGAGCTGTTTGAGCTGGGCAGCCAGCCCTACGACCACTACTCCGACCGCCAAGTGCTGGCCTACGCCatcaaggagcagcagctgaagctgcccaaGCCCCAGCTGAAGCTGTCGCTGTCGGAGCGCTG GTACGAGGTGATGCAgttctgctggctgcagcctgagcagcgccCCACAGCCGAGGAAGTGCACCTGCTGCTGTCCTACCTGTGCGCCAAGGGGGCCACAGAGGCGGAGGAGGACTTCGAGAAGCGCTGGAATTCCATGAAGCCCAACGGCAGCGCCAGCGGCAGCCACCACGGCCCCGAGCTCTCGTCCTTCCCGCTGCTGGAGCAGTTCTCAGCCGACGGGTTCCCCTCAGACGGGGACGACATCCTCACTGTCATGGAGACCAGCCACGGCCTCAACTTCGAGTACAAGTGGGAGCACACCAAGACCGAGCACTTCCAGGCCCCCCTGGGGtccctgagccccagcagcgccgcccGCTACCACGACCTCTATTACCCGGCCACGAcggcagggctcagcctgggggTGTCCCCGTCCTGCTACGAGTGCAAGGCGTCCGGCTGCCCCGGGGTGCCGGTGCCCGGCGTGGTGCCCATACTGGGCGCCCACAGCCCCTCGCTGGGCAGCGAGTACTACATCCGCATCGAGGGCCCCGGCGAGGGCAGCGCCGAGCTGGACTACGCCATGTGCACCTACAGCCCGGCGGGCGAGCGCGGGGCCCTGCGCCCCCCGGCCTGCTGGAGAGCCCagggcggccgcggcggcggcaccTACGACTCCGACGGCAGCCCCACCGTGTCCCTGAGTATGGAGCCGCTGCTGGGCCACGCGCCCGCGGGCGAGGGCTCCTGGGAGTGCGCCGAGTACTGCCCCTACCCCTGCCCCGGCAAGGAGCCGCGGGGCTACGAGCCGACCCCCAGCCACGGGGCCGAGGGCTATCTGCTGGCGGAGGAGCCCCCCCAGCCGGGCAGCCAGGACTGGCCCGTCCCCGCCTTCCAGCCCGGTGTCTTTGTCGACCCGCTGGGCGTCTCGCCGTCGGGGAACTGCGCCTACAGCCCCCCGGGGTACGGGGGGACACCGGGCCCGAGCGGGGTCCCGCCGGACTGCGTGGCGCTGGAGCTGGGCGAGGACAGCCCCCCCAGCGCCCCCCACCCGCCCGGTGCCAGCCCCCCGCCTCAGCGCCATCCCTGGGCCTCCAACAGCTCCTCCAACAACAACATCGGCAGCGGCAGCCCCCGCGAGCCCCCGGCCGGCGACAGCTGGTGCTACCGCCGCATGATCACCTTCCGCGGGCTCATGGCCAAGCCGCTGGGCACAGTGCCCCGCGGGCAGCCCCAGCTCGGGGGGTCCCCGCCGGGACACGACTTCCTCCGCCCGCGGCAGGATCAGCCCCCCGCAATGGCCGGCGGCTCCTCCTCTCCGTGCCGCTCGCCCTCCCCGCGGCGGCAGGCCTGGCACGGCCGTGACTCATCACCCTGCGGCCCCGCGCAGCCCGGCACGCTGGCGGGCAGCCCCGCCGCGCCCTGgggccccgccgcggccccgaCACCTGCGCCGGGGGCCCCGCGCGATGCCCGGCCCGAGGAGAGCTCGGCGGCGGGAAGCCCTGGCCGCAGCCCGCTGTCCcccgccgcgccggggccgggggaggCCGCCCCCACCATGGCTGGCACGGCCGCCCCGAACCCCGGCCCCCCCGGCGAGCCCGGCGCAGATGGCGCCCAGCCCACACCGGAGCCCGCCGAGGCGCCCGCGCCGGTGCCCGCGGAGGCCGTGGCCGAAGGCGGCGCCTGTGCCGCCGGCGACGCCGACCGGACGCCGGACAAGAcgttctccagcagcagcttccccagcGTGGACGAGGGCAGCGACGAGGACACGGCCGAGCTGACCTCCGGCGTCTTCACCGACTTCTCCGGGGAATACACGGAGCGGGCGGAGGCGGCCCCGGCGCTCAGGTCCCTGCAGAAGCAGGTGGGGACGCCGGACTCGCTGGAGTCGCTGGACATCCCCTCCACGGCCAGCTCCTGCGAGGTGCTCAGCCCCGGCGCCTTCGCGCCCGCCGGCCAAGCCCGCGCCCTCGACAGCGGCTACGACACCGAGAACAACGAGTCCCCCGAGTTCGTCCTTAAGGAGCCCCACGAGCCCCGAGAGCCCGAAGCCTTCAGCCAGCTGGGGAAGCCgcccccggggctgccggggggCGAGGGCGAGGCTCCGGGCCCTGAAACGCGGCTGCCCAGTGCCCCGGGGGCCGAGCTGCCCGGCCTGGCCGAGAAGAGCCCCTACCGCGACTCTGCCTATTTCTCCGACTGCGACGCCGAGGCCGAGCGCGGCCACAAGGACGAGGGGGACAGCGATGGGTCCCGCACGCCGGAGGCAGAGGAGGGTCCTCGCTCCCCTACGCAGGACATAGGACGAGGAGAGGACCCGCTGCACCCGCCGGGGGCACCCGGCAGCCCCCCGGCAGCGCCTGGCGTCGCGGTGGCAGTGCCCACACCAGTGGCGGTGGCTTTGGAGGGGGACTGGGTGGGGACAGAGGCCGGGAGCGCGCCGGAGCAGGCACCTGGCACCGAGCAGAGCCCCGCTGGCACGGGGCTGGTGCCGGGCAGCCCCCCGCGCCCTGACACAGACACCTGTCCCCCGGGCTCTGTGACCCCCAAGACTTTCCTCTTGACCCCGGTGCCAGTGAGCCCTGGGGAGCCATCGGCTGTCGGAGGGACCTGCATGCCCGAGAGCGTCCCTGGACTTGGGGGAGCCACAGTGGGGGACAAACAGACTGTGACCCCCGCGCTGGGGCTTGGGGACCTGGGCCTGCCCCTGGAGGGGACTGTGGCGGGCGATGCACCAGGGGGTCCCAGCACGCTGCTGCCTGGGGGCAAATCTCCCCCGGGTCTCTCCCCGCCCCCGGCTGCCCCCGAGCGCCGTGAGgagccagaggaggaggaggaggacacaGAAGACAGTGACGAGTCGGACGAGGAGCTGCGCTGCTACAACATCCAGGAGCAGAGCGAGGAGAGCGAGGAGGAGCCGGCAGCTGTGCCCATCGTGGTGGCCGAGAGCCAGAGTGGCCGGAACCTGCGCAGCCTCCTCAAGATGCCCAGCCTGCTGTCCGAGGCCTTCTGCGAGGACCTGGAGCGCAAGAAAAAGGCTGTCTCCTTCTATGATGACGTGACCATCTACCTCTTCGACCAG gaaagcccCACGAGGGAGctggctgagcagagcttcCCGGAGCCCACCCTGCCTTCAGGGCAGCCCCCCTCGCCTTCGGGGCAGCCCCCTGCCAGTggcagcccccccagccccacggaCAGGCTTGGAGCCTCCGACGACTCCTCAGATGGCAACGCCTCGGAAGAGA GTGGTGGCTTTGAGTGGGATGACGACTTCCCGCTGATGCCAGTGAAGCCGTCCTTGGTGGCCTCGCTGCCGGGGACGCCGGCAGAGCCCCCCGCGCCCGTGcccgccctgcccgccctgGTGCCGGCGCAGAAACAGGTGCTGCCCATCCAGTTCTCCCGGTTCACGGTGTCACCCGCCCCGGTGTCCCGGTTCTCCATCACCCACGTCTCCGACTCGGACATGGACTCCATAGGAG GCAGCAGCGAAGACGGCGACCGGGAGTGA